Proteins encoded within one genomic window of Drosophila willistoni isolate 14030-0811.24 chromosome XL unlocalized genomic scaffold, UCI_dwil_1.1 Seg141, whole genome shotgun sequence:
- the LOC6648936 gene encoding transcriptional regulator ovo isoform X2 has protein sequence MRSTPPPAETRPSPPPPREPTPIQAAPPVRCSVIQRAPQAIASSSSSSSLAVVEPPLDLPPLRRGGGVQLPLSSLDLDQLGPEQQEPIDYHVPKRRSSTYDSDEELNARRLERAHRVREARRRSTIFAARVLLAQSQQRLNPRLVRSLPGILAAAAGHGRSSSSGAAGQGFQSSGFGSGSGSNGSGSGQANGGAGSPSGGFGGALGGSGAGGGGMGGGRDGRSNYGPNSPPTGALPPFYESLKSGQQQQSSSTANSNNQHGSGGNHHPSHFQGNPNFLIQNAAAAAYIMSAGGGGGGAGAGGAGGHNGYINCGSGTGSGGGAGTGGGNGSNSNLDAYGIILKDEPDIEYDEAKIDIGTFAQNIIQATMGSSGQFNASAYEDAIMSDLASSQCPNGTVDPLQFTATLMLSSQTDHLLEQLSDAVDLSSFLQRSCVDDEESATTSPRQDFELVSTPSLTPDSVSVTPVEQHSVNTAQLDALHENLLTQLTHNMTRGGGNSQQQQQHVSQQQQQQHMGSQQQHNVHQQHVSQQQQQQQQQHVNQQPPPSYQHATRGLMMQQQQHHSNYPQQHQQQQSSLITQQQQQLLSQQQQQHHQQQHAAAYQQHNLYQQQQQQHQQHHHQQQQQHHHFHQQQQQQQQQHSHHSHHDNSNLSLPSPTAHAAAAAAAAAAAAAAAAHLTRPMSSSSSSGTNSSSSNSGLLDANAAAAAAAALLDTKPLIQSVSVTFTREVAQQQQQEIQQQQQVQQQHKDVKIKKEKKDFIEIVPLDSIIVTPKSEIIQDTTSEVITTTTISTTTSTLTATASSSSSSSTSSSGTSSNGTKLSRRAKAVAYGSTTVTIISTLMPSAEVPTTRTVHCTTLRSLATAAAATAAGLCPPSPTVSVLNESKVLQRRLGLPPDLQLEFVNGGHGIKNPLAVENAHGAHHRIRNIDCIDDLKHGHQSSQHHQQQQQQQQQQQQLSPQHQHSIQQPPQQQQSSLAVQQQQQQQQQQQQQQQQHQQHHGGSGSNSSSSASSNGSIHGSADALCGAGGGNASSVSSDDPNNKFVCRVCMKTFSLQRLLNRHMKCHSDIKRYLCTFCGKGFNDTFDLKRHTRTHTGVRPYKCNLCEKSFTQRCSLESHCQKVHSVQHQYAYKERRAKMYVCEECGHTTCEPEVHYLHLKDNHPFSPALLKFYDKRHFKFTNSQFANNLLGQLPMPVHN, from the exons ATGCGCAGCACACCGCCTCCTGCCGAAACACGCCCAAGTCCGCCACCTCCACGCGAACCCACCCCCATTCAAGCTGCTCCACCCGTCCGTTGCAGTGTGATACAGCGGGCTCCACAGGCAATTGCATCCTCCTCTTCCTCATCGTCATTGGCCGTAGTCGAACCGCCACTAGATTTGCCGCCTCTACGTCGAGGCGGTGGCGTACAGCTACCATTGAGCTCACTTGATCTCGATCAGCTGGGACCAGAGCAACAGGAGCCCATCGATTATCACGTACCCAAGCGTCGCAGTTCCACCTACGACAGTGACGAGGAGTTGAACGCCCGTCGTTTGGAGCGTGCCCATCGTGTGCGTGAGGCGCGTCGTCGCAGTACAATTTTTGCTGCCCGTGTGCTTTTGGCCCAGTCGCAGCAGCGCTTGAATCCGCGCCTGGTGCGCAGTTTACCTGGCATtttggcagctgctgctggtcACGGTCGGAGCAGTAGTTCAGGTGCAGCCGGTCAGGGTTTTCAATCGTCGGGCTTTGGTAGTGGAAGCGGTTCCAACGGTTCCGGTAGTGGACAAGCCAACGGTGGTGCTGGTTCGCCAAGCGGTGGTTTTGGCGGCGCATTGGGCGGCAGCGGTGCCGGCGGCGGTGGCATGGGCGGCGGTCGCGACGGACGCAGTAATTACGGTCCAAATTCACCGCCCACAGGGGCATTGCCACCCTTTTACGAAAGCCTAAAGAGcgggcaacagcagcagagtaGTAGCACGGCAAACAGCAATAATCAGCACGGATCCGGTGGCAATCATCATCCGTCGCATTTTCAAGGCAATCCCAATTTTCTCATACAGAACGCTGCAGCGGCTGCCTACATAATGTCAGCTGGcggtggaggcggaggagctgGTGCAGGTGGTGCTGGTGGCCATAATGGTTACATCAATTGTGGAAGTGGTACTGGctctggtggtggtgctggtaCCGGTGGTGGTAACGGCTCCAATTCAAATCTTGATG CCTATGGCATTATATTGAAAGATGAGCCCGATATTGAGTATGATGAGGCGAAAATCGATATTGGTACCTTTGCCCAGAATATCATACAAGCCACAATGGGCAGTTCGGGTCAATTTAATGCCTCCGCCTATGAGGATGCCATTATGTCAGATTTGGCCAGTTCGCAGTGTCCCAATGGTACGGTGGATCCATTACAATTTACGGCCACATTGATGCTCAGCTCACAGACGGATCATTTGCTGGAACAATTATCCGATGCCGTCGATTTGAGTTCATTTCTGCAGCGTAGCTGCGTGGATGACGAGGAATCGGCCACAACGAGTCCCAGGCAGGACTTTGAGCTGGTCTCGACGCCATCGCTGACACCGGATTCGGTTTCGGTGACACCGGTGGAGCAACATTCTGTGAATACCGCCCAATTGGATGCACTGCATGAGAATCTGTTGACGCAGCTAACCCATAATATGACACGTGGCGGTGGTAActcgcagcagcagcagcagcatgtgtcccaacagcagcaacaacaacatatgggttcacagcagcagcataatGTACATCAGCAACATGTtagccagcaacaacaacagcagcagcagcaacatgtCAATCAGCAGCCACCACCTTCATATCAACATGCAACCAGAGGATTGAtgatgcaacaacaacagcatcatTCGAATTACccgcagcagcatcagcagcagcaatcatCTTTGATcacacaacagcaacagcaattgctttcacagcaacaacagcaacatcatcaacagcaacatGCTGCAGCCTACCAGCAACATAATCTCtatcaacaacagcagcagcaacatcaacaacatcatcaccaacagcagcaacagcatcatcacttccatcaacagcagcagcaacaacagcagcaacactcACATCATTCCCATCATGACAATAGCAATCTCTCACTGCCCTCACCAACGGCACATGCCGcggctgccgctgccgctgcagcagctgctgctgccgccgctgcgCATTTAACGCGTCCcatgagcagcagcagcagttcgGGCactaacagcagcagcagcaattcgGGCCTATTGGATGCCAatgcagcagctgctgcagcagccGCTCTTCTGGATACTAAACCGCTCATTCAAAGCGTAAGTGTTACATTTACTCGAGAAGTTgctcagcaacagcaacaagaaattcaacagcaacaacaagttCAACAGCAGCACAAAGATgtcaaaattaagaaagagaagaaggattttattgaaattgttcCCTTAGATTCTATAATTGTTACACCCAAATCAGAGATTATACAGGATACTACTAGTGAAGTaataacaactacaacaatatcaacaacaacatcaacgctaacagcaacagcatcttcttcttcatcatcatcgacgTCATCATCGGGAACATCATCGAATGGCACAAAACTAAGTCGACGTGCCAAAGCTGTGGCATATGGTTCCACAACGGTAACAATTATATCCACTCTGATGCCATCAGCTGAGGTGCCAACCACACGAACTGTCCATTGCACCACATTGCGTTCATTAGCCACAGCAGCGGCTGCCACAGCGGCAGGTCTCTGTCCGCCATCGCCAACAGTTTCAGTGCTCAACGAGAGCAAAGTATTGCAGCGGCGT TTGGGTCTACCACCCGATTTGCAATTGGAATTTGTGAATGGTGGACATGGCATTAAGAATCCTTTGGCCGTTGAGAATGCCCATGGTGCCCATCACCGTATACGCAATATTGATTGCATTGATGATCTCAAACATGGCCACCAGTCATCGCAacatcaccagcagcaacaacagcagcagcagcaacaacaacaattgtcGCCGCAGCATCAGCACTCCATACAACAgccaccacaacaacaacaatcctCACTTGCcgtccaacaacaacagcagcagcagcaacaacaacaacaacaacaacaacagcatcaacaacatcatggtggcagtggcagcaatagcagcagcagtgcCAGCAGCAATGGCAGCATTCATGGCTCAGCCGATGCACTCTGCGGTGCGGGTGGCGGCAATGCCAGCTCTGTTAGCAGCGATGATCCTAacaataaatttgtttgtcGGGTCTGCATGAAAACATTCTCATTGCAACGTCtgctcaatcgtcacatgaaATGCCATTCCGATATCAAACGCTATTTGTGCACATTCTGCGGCAAGGGTTTCAACGATACCTTCGATTTGAAGCGGCATACACGTACCCATACCGGCGTCCGTCCATATAAGTGTAATCTGTGCGAGAAGAGCTTCACGCAGCGCTGCTCACTGGAATCCCATTGCCAGAAGGTGCACAGTGTGCAGCATCAGTATGCATATAAGGAGCGGCGAGCCAAG ATGTATGTTTGTGAGGAATGTGGTCATACCACCTGTGAACCGGAAGTCCATTATCTGCATCTGAAGGATAATCATCCTTTCTCGCCGGCGCTGCTGAAGTTCTATGATAAGCGTCATTTCAAATTTACCAATTCGCAGTTTGCCAATAATCTGCTTGGTCAGCTGCCTATGCCTGtgcataattaa